In one Buteo buteo chromosome 10, bButBut1.hap1.1, whole genome shotgun sequence genomic region, the following are encoded:
- the METTL18 gene encoding histidine protein methyltransferase 1 homolog, which yields MAFRFNFCIDENESNEPEAHDKMCFPKCKQDSIEKSKQTPDTAADPSPRLGTEKHQEEMLSKTKLCFKAAKEHSIPEDLDKVLENKVMETVSGLYYIKMSVVEMMCLDGADREGIVSKSVSSHSDLIPGVYEGGLKIWECTFDLIDYFSEAKIQFTNKTVLDLGCGAGLLGIVALRGKAEKVHFQDYNSTVIDEITLPNVVANCTNKGSRMGSGDNRTTSKPPSKRPRNTECLPDVLTKCRFFSGEWSEVSRLLLSSNKPFSKYNIILTSETIYNPDYYSALHDTLAQLLDKNGRVYLASKAHYFGVGGGIYLFEKLIEERNVFRTSIVKTIDKGLQRCIMEMAFKDSS from the coding sequence atggcttttcgatttaatttttgtattgatgaaaatgaaagcaatgaacCAGAGGCTCATGACAAGATGTGCTTTCCAAAATGCAAGCAGGACTCCATAGAAAAGAGCAAGCAAACCCCTGATACAGCAGCAGACCCCAGCCCGAGGCTGGGAACTGAGAAACACCAAGAGGAAATGCTGTCAAAGACAAAGTTGTGCTTTAAAGCTGCCAAAGAGCACAGCATACCCGAAGATCTTGACAAAGTATTGGAAAATAAAGTGATGGAAACAGTATCAGGCCTGTATTACATCAAGATGTCTGTAGTGGAAATGATGTGTTTGGATGGGGCTGACAGAGAAGGCATCGTGTCCAAAAGCGTTTCTTCTCACTCTGACCTCATCCCAGGAGTCTATGAGGGAGGACTGAAAATCTGGGAATGCACCTTTGATCTCATAGACTACTTTTCTGAGGCCAAAATACAGTTTACCAATAAGACTGTATTGGATCTTGGCTGCGGGGCTGGACTGCTGGGAATAGTTGCTTTAAGGGGTAAAGCTGAAAAAGTCCATTTTCAGGACTACAACAGCACAGTGATTGATGAAATAACCTTGCCTAATGTGGTGGCTAACTGTACaaacaaaggcagcaggatgggcaGTGGAGACAACAGAACAACTAGCAAGCCTCCTTCAAAGAGGCCTAGGAACACAGAGTGCTTACCTGATGTGCTCACCAAATGCAGGTTTTTCTCTGGGGAGTGGTCTGAAGTCAGCCGGCTCCTGTTAAGCAGCAACAAACCCTTTTCAAAGTACAATATAATTCTCACCTCTGAGACCATCTATAATCCTGACTACTATAGTGCTTTGCACGATACCCTTGCTCAGCTCTTGGATAAAAATGGCCGTGTGTATTTGGCAAGCAAAGCACATTATTTTGGGGTTGGCGGTGGTATCTACCTCTTCGAGAAATTAATTGAAGAGAGAAATGTGTTTAGGACCAGCATAGTTAAAACAATTGATAAAGGACTGCAGCGATGTATTATGGAAATGGCCTTTAAAGATTCCAGTTAA